In Chitinivibrio alkaliphilus ACht1, one DNA window encodes the following:
- a CDS encoding ArsR/SmtB family transcription factor, which translates to MEKGVVKVCRALGDKNRFAIVSFLLESPYCIRALSKKIGISESAISQHVRILKELDILSGEKRGYYMHYSVNRPLLRRTGMTMVHMSEQEKCTCPSQKGCRRNGRRSTEETGEST; encoded by the coding sequence GTGGAAAAGGGTGTTGTCAAAGTATGCAGGGCGCTGGGGGACAAAAACAGGTTCGCCATTGTATCCTTTCTTTTGGAGTCTCCCTATTGTATCAGAGCTCTTTCAAAAAAGATTGGCATATCAGAATCAGCAATCTCCCAGCATGTACGGATCCTCAAAGAGCTTGATATTCTTTCGGGGGAAAAGCGGGGATATTATATGCATTATAGTGTAAACCGTCCGCTCCTTCGTCGTACAGGAATGACAATGGTTCATATGTCTGAGCAGGAAAAGTGCACTTGTCCTTCGCAAAAGGGTTGTCGCAGGAATGGCCGAAGGAGTACAGAAGAAACAGGGGAGAGTACTTGA
- a CDS encoding ABC transporter ATP-binding protein, with the protein MSIIEVAGLTKCFDDITAVNKASFSVKRGEVFGFLGPNGAGKTTTISMLTGLARPTAGSIRIAGYDGISDIKKAHSHIGVVPDESNLYPEMSGYENLVFCASLYGMCCSEAQERARLLLDEFGLISAKDRSFGVYSKGMKRRLTIAAGIIHNPRILFLDEPTTGIDVVSARHIRRLIEKLHHQKTTIFLTTHYIEDAQRLCNRIAFIAEGRILALDTVENLLDAFEKNIVLPVGPTVFLLRMRRPLKRSSPICQSGLFQKKRYRLLQKKRLIFSPLCRFLKNGISPSMRRLLYVRFWKMSFSILPKGKKGAVCEIFEDIWEYITKRYEELLS; encoded by the coding sequence TTGAGCATTATAGAAGTGGCCGGATTGACGAAGTGCTTTGATGATATCACTGCTGTAAACAAGGCCTCTTTTTCTGTGAAGAGAGGAGAGGTCTTCGGATTTCTGGGGCCAAATGGTGCAGGAAAAACAACCACAATCTCTATGCTTACGGGGCTTGCCCGGCCGACTGCTGGTTCCATACGGATTGCCGGATATGACGGTATCTCAGATATTAAAAAGGCTCATTCCCATATTGGTGTTGTTCCCGATGAGAGTAATCTCTATCCTGAAATGAGCGGGTATGAGAATCTTGTGTTTTGTGCTTCCCTCTATGGGATGTGTTGTTCAGAGGCCCAGGAGCGGGCCCGTCTGCTCCTTGATGAATTTGGCCTTATATCAGCAAAGGACCGCTCTTTTGGTGTCTATTCAAAGGGTATGAAGCGTCGTTTAACTATTGCAGCGGGAATAATCCACAATCCCCGTATACTTTTTCTTGACGAACCAACCACCGGAATAGATGTTGTGAGCGCACGACACATACGCCGGTTGATAGAGAAACTGCATCATCAGAAAACCACCATATTTCTTACCACGCATTATATTGAGGATGCACAGCGGCTCTGCAATCGTATTGCCTTTATTGCAGAGGGGCGTATACTTGCCTTGGACACGGTGGAAAATCTTCTTGATGCTTTTGAAAAAAACATTGTGTTGCCTGTAGGACCGACGGTATTTCTTTTGCGGATGCGCAGGCCCTTGAAAAGGAGCTCCCCAATATGTCAGTCCGGTTTATTTCAGAAAAAAAGATACAGGTTACTACAGAAAAAGAGACTGATCTTTTCCCCCTTATGTCGTTTTTTAAAAAACGGAATCTCCCCCTCTATGAGGCGGCTGTTATACGTCCGGTTCTGGAAGATGTCTTTCTCCATTTTACCGAAGGGCAAGAAAGGAGCAGTGTGTGAAATCTTTGAGGATATTTGGGAGTATATTACAAAAAGATATGAAGAATTATTATCTTAA
- a CDS encoding ABC transporter permease, translating to MKNYYLKPPNISWGFIFPVSWEVLFFIRSPHDDIAIIDILPGLMALSVLFGSTSMLAITITFERKCRSFERLLIAPISLNTLMMAKTSGAIIFGGINACIPLLMASFIIDIPAIHWIYTVTAIFFIACTSTFLGLFIAVSVSEVFEAQTFSNFFRFPMIFLCGLFLPIESLPAFLRPLSYMLPLTYGIDLLRGGVVQEWTINAGVSIMVLLVFSLLLFMLSIHNISKKWIQ from the coding sequence ATGAAGAATTATTATCTTAAACCACCCAATATCAGCTGGGGATTTATTTTTCCCGTCTCATGGGAGGTACTGTTTTTTATACGTTCTCCCCATGATGATATTGCAATTATTGATATCCTTCCTGGGCTTATGGCACTCTCCGTCCTTTTCGGATCTACCTCTATGCTGGCAATCACCATAACCTTTGAGAGGAAATGTCGTTCCTTTGAACGTCTTCTCATTGCACCGATCAGTCTCAATACCCTTATGATGGCAAAGACCTCCGGTGCTATTATATTTGGCGGAATAAATGCCTGCATACCCCTTCTTATGGCGTCATTTATTATTGATATTCCCGCAATACACTGGATATATACCGTGACGGCCATATTCTTTATTGCCTGTACTTCAACATTTCTTGGCCTTTTTATTGCGGTTTCCGTGAGTGAGGTCTTTGAAGCACAGACCTTTTCCAACTTTTTCCGTTTTCCCATGATATTTTTGTGCGGTCTTTTTCTTCCCATTGAAAGTCTACCGGCATTTCTTCGCCCTCTTTCCTATATGCTTCCCCTGACCTACGGAATTGATCTTCTGCGCGGAGGTGTTGTTCAGGAATGGACTATCAATGCCGGGGTAAGTATCATGGTTCTTTTGGTTTTCTCCCTTCTTCTTTTTATGCTAAGCATTCACAATATTAGTAAAAAATGGATACAATGA
- a CDS encoding 3-isopropylmalate dehydrogenase, protein MSKSYDIAVLPGDGTGPEVVAEGIKVLDAVSAKFDISLNYQEFDFGGERYLKTGETLPDSALEEFKKFDSIYLGAIGHPDVKPGILEVGILLKARFALDQYINLRPVKLYPNVETPLKDKKPEDIDYVIVRENTGGIYTGMGGVTMKGTPHENATQIMSYSRYVVDRCLKYAYDLTRKRNKGKQLTLVNKNNVLTHVGDLWVRAFEEMGDAEYTDIKQDYNHVDAATMWMVKSPEFYDVMVTTNIFGDIITDLGAMTQGGMGIAAGGNINPDGVSMFEPIGGSAPKYTGKNIINPFAAICAAGMMLDTLGEEAAAKAVDTAVYDALASGKIQSMSAGRMGMSTSEVGDFVASLI, encoded by the coding sequence ATGAGTAAGAGCTATGATATTGCCGTTCTCCCCGGTGATGGAACCGGGCCGGAGGTTGTTGCAGAGGGGATTAAGGTTCTTGATGCAGTATCTGCAAAATTTGACATTTCTCTCAACTACCAGGAGTTTGATTTTGGTGGTGAGCGGTATCTCAAAACAGGAGAGACTCTTCCTGACAGCGCTCTTGAAGAGTTTAAAAAGTTTGATTCCATTTATCTTGGCGCCATTGGGCATCCTGATGTAAAGCCGGGTATTCTGGAAGTGGGCATCCTTTTGAAAGCTCGATTTGCCCTTGATCAATACATTAATCTTCGTCCCGTGAAGCTCTACCCGAATGTGGAGACTCCCCTAAAAGATAAAAAGCCTGAAGATATTGATTATGTAATTGTTCGGGAAAATACCGGTGGTATTTATACTGGTATGGGTGGTGTTACCATGAAAGGTACTCCCCACGAGAATGCAACCCAGATAATGTCGTACTCGCGGTATGTGGTTGATCGTTGTCTCAAGTATGCCTATGATCTTACGCGGAAGCGTAATAAGGGCAAACAGCTGACTCTCGTAAATAAAAATAATGTGCTTACCCATGTGGGAGATCTCTGGGTGCGTGCCTTTGAAGAGATGGGAGATGCTGAATACACCGATATTAAGCAGGATTACAACCACGTTGATGCTGCTACCATGTGGATGGTGAAATCTCCTGAGTTTTATGATGTTATGGTTACTACCAATATTTTTGGTGATATTATTACCGATCTTGGTGCCATGACGCAGGGGGGTATGGGGATTGCCGCCGGTGGTAATATTAACCCCGATGGTGTTTCTATGTTTGAGCCCATTGGTGGGTCTGCTCCCAAATATACCGGAAAAAACATTATTAACCCCTTTGCGGCAATCTGTGCTGCGGGAATGATGCTTGACACCCTTGGTGAAGAAGCTGCGGCAAAAGCTGTAGATACCGCTGTATATGATGCTCTTGCATCGGGAAAAATCCAGTCTATGTCTGCAGGACGTATGGGTATGTCAACTTCAGAAGTGGGCGACTTTGTAGCGTCTCTTATTTAA
- a CDS encoding tRNA-dihydrouridine synthase family protein — protein sequence MKYYLAPMVGLTHSAFRRLIAEYNSGEVILYTEMLSPRALLHHNVEKSPYTKRVGKDVPCIYQLMLREDELDLVLPLVEKLRPLKPYGIDINLGCPAPKARRKKTGSRLFEDLGAVERCVAAVQQAWSGRISLKCRLGVNRPGWEEHFTSFLDTAQGWGIDSITLHPRFREDKRTRPVKEKYYTQFFADRSFFLIGNGNITDTTDLSHAQYAHLNGVMIGRAAVCRPWVFSLLDKAEVSSPEAALFCDVWERFFRYVREDFHDSQGLGRMKIFTRYFAQNFRFGHTLYGKAMGSTSMDELYHVCMAFLEKEPPRVQKLRILEQ from the coding sequence GTGAAATATTATCTTGCTCCCATGGTTGGCCTTACACATTCTGCCTTTCGTCGTTTAATAGCGGAGTATAACAGTGGTGAGGTTATTTTATATACGGAGATGCTTTCTCCCCGGGCGTTGCTCCACCATAATGTCGAAAAAAGTCCCTATACAAAACGAGTTGGAAAAGATGTTCCCTGTATCTATCAACTTATGCTTCGTGAAGATGAGTTGGATCTTGTTTTGCCGCTCGTGGAAAAATTGCGTCCCCTTAAGCCCTACGGCATCGATATTAATCTTGGATGTCCAGCTCCCAAGGCTCGACGAAAAAAAACCGGCTCTCGCCTCTTTGAAGATTTAGGAGCCGTTGAACGATGTGTTGCAGCCGTACAACAGGCATGGTCTGGGAGAATTTCCTTGAAATGTCGTTTAGGGGTGAATCGGCCCGGATGGGAGGAGCATTTTACCTCCTTTCTCGATACAGCACAGGGGTGGGGGATAGACAGTATCACCCTACATCCACGGTTTCGAGAAGATAAGCGAACGCGTCCAGTAAAAGAAAAATATTACACCCAATTTTTCGCAGATCGTTCATTCTTTCTCATAGGCAACGGGAATATTACGGATACAACAGATCTTTCCCACGCACAATATGCGCACCTAAATGGTGTCATGATTGGCCGTGCAGCCGTATGTCGTCCCTGGGTTTTTTCTCTTTTAGACAAAGCAGAGGTATCCTCACCCGAGGCAGCTCTTTTTTGCGATGTGTGGGAGCGGTTTTTCCGGTATGTGCGCGAAGATTTTCATGATTCACAGGGATTGGGACGGATGAAGATTTTTACGCGCTATTTTGCACAGAACTTCCGTTTTGGACACACCCTTTATGGAAAGGCCATGGGAAGCACATCCATGGACGAGCTGTACCACGTCTGTATGGCCTTTCTTGAAAAAGAACCACCGCGTGTGCAGAAGCTTCGTATCCTTGAACAGTAG